AGTCAATGTGGGGCAAGAATCCCCCCAAAAAGCCGCTGGTTACTTCAACACCATTGCCAAGATTTTAAAACCGAAAGCTGACCATTCATCTAATCAAGCCATGTCCCGAACACCATTAATAGCCTGGTGTTTCCGGTGAGGTTGATATTCAAACCGAAGTCAACGATGTGAATATCGCTTCCATAGAAAATGTGAACTTTATAGTCAACCCTTCAACTGGCGAAGACCTTGAACCACTTAAAATTTTGCTAGATAACGCTACGAAGATAAATGGTAAACAACTGCTGTTGAAAGCTCTCAAGAGCCCACCTCCCCTATTTTAGTCAATCTATGGATATGGAGCTATTGAAACTGCGCCAGAGGTATCTATGTATTAATAATTGTACATGTATTGGCTTATAGGTTCTAAGCACTTAGTTTGTTTTTTTCTTTAAAATCAATAACTTAACTAAAGGGGGTCCCGGGACCCCCTTTATGCATCATCAAGGGGGAATTCTTTCCCAAAGGCATTCATTTTCCAATAGCGCCGATAAATAGCAGTATAAATAACTCTCCTTTTTACGCCAGTCAAGCCAACTTCTGTTTCGTTAATATAACCAACCTTACTCTCCAACTGTTTATCAATCTCAACTGGTAGAGTTAAAAAAATTGTTTTCATTTCCAGCCCTTTATGCCTATTACTTGTATCAGTATCAAGTAATAACATGAACTCATCATGAGGCTGATCAAGCATATCTTTGAGTGCTTCTGCAATCCAAATAGACTGCTGTTTCTTATTATAGCTATCTCTCTGAAGGCCTTTATTTAGCAAATTAAAGCAGTGAGCGGTAATATCAACAGAGGTAGATGTAAACTCATTCTTATACTCTTTATTTTCAAAGATAAATCTTATATCGTTCCAAGTTGAAATACTTTGTGAAATCATAAAAAGCTCCAATCTTTACTACTCACCAAAAACAGTGTTACCAATTTCTAAAAAGCTATTCCATGCATTTTCAATTTGTTCAAAGTCACTCCAGTCTAGATCTTGGATAACAACCTTCAACTGTGCAAACTCTTTTGATTTAGAGTATCTCTTTAGAACATCTTTTATTAGTTCACTGTTTTTAGTAGTCCCCATTTTAAGTGTTCTTTTTCCATAATCTCTTTTATTATTTTTTATCTGAACTACTTCATCGCTTTCAAAATAACTACACTCTTTTAGTTCATCCTTAAACTCAGAGAATTTTTCTAACAATTCATTTCTAACTTTTGCTGGATTCTTTTTTAACTCTTGATGCAGCTTTACTGCAGGTTTGAGTGATGTAATAACGTGCTTATGTACTAATTTTTTTACTAATTCACAACTATGCAAGAGTCTGTGAAAGCTCCTTGCATTTTGATTTGAAAGTCCCGTTTCTTTTTCTAAGTCTAAAACTGTTGCAGGCTTGCCATACTTCTTTGTGTATTCAGTATTAACCAGTTCAACGAATGATAGTTTGTCTGCTAAAGACATATCTGACTGACCAGCATTCTCCTTGAATTGTATTTTCGCAACTTCAAATGGAGAATTATAAATTTCCGTAGATTTTTCTATTTCAGCATAAATCAAATGCTCCTCAAGAATATATGCTGCAATGAAACGTCTTTGTCCATATATAACTTTGTAAACGCCGGAGTTATCATCCAGCAACTTAATAGGCGGCAAAACACTAATGCCATCTAAGTAAATTGTTTTAGCTAATGCACAAATTTCCTCATAGTCAGACTTTGCTTTTTTAAATGAAAACTTATCAAGCTTTAAGTTATGCTCTATGCTATCGAAAGGTGGAAATACTATATCCCCTTTCTTCTTTTGTATTAGGCTATTGCCAGTTCCAACTTTTAACCAAGACTTGAGCTGTTGTGGCGTAAATGAAAGTGTTCTTACGTTACTAAGGTTGTGATGAATCATGTCCATTCTAGTTGGACCTGCATCACGACGTAGTTCTTGTGACTTATTTACGAGTTCGTCTCTACTGAACTTTTCCTCAGTAGTTTCGTTTTCAGTATTTGGATTTCTACTTGGAATTCTAAACATTCCGCTCATTTAAATACCCTCTTATAAACTTCTTCACAGGTTTCTAAAAGTTCATGCTTATCATTTTCTTGTTGTGATTTTTTATGCCCATATTTCTTAGCCATGATAGAGGAGGGCCACTCTAAAAAACTTGAAGGCTCTGCTGGTGTTTCACTTAACCTAGTAATCGTTACTCTTTTATACATTGGAGGATCAATAATCAAATCACCATGCTGGTCTTTTAGAAATTCTAACCGTTTCTTTTGGCTTGCAGATTTGTCATAGATCGTAGGAACAATTCCAGCCAGTTTAATTTCATGATCATGACAAACAACATCATTCTGCTGCCCAACAAAAATTTTCATTGCTTCAAGTCCTTCCAAAGACATTTGTGCAAGCTGAACAGGAATGAAGACATGTGTACTAGCTCTTAAAGCTCCTATTACAAGTGGATTTTTGTCTGGAGGTGTATCGATGATTACAACATCATATGCACTTCTAAGCTCAGGAAGCTTAAAAAACTCTAGAGGCCTGTTGTACACCCTTTCAAGTAAGTAGTCTGGGCTATTTTTGAGCACAGCATCAAGCCGGCTTGACCATGAAGGTACAATGTCTAGGTTAGGTATACTAGTTGGATAGGGGACAACCATTTGGCCATGATAAATTCCATGGAAACTTGTTCTAGGAGGAAAGTCAGAAGGATCACTGCCTTCTCTATAGTCTGGATGAACAGGTGGAATAGCCGTTCCATCTATTTCTGCTCTTGTCTCTTCTGACTCCATTCTTAGATATCGTCTAGATAGGGAGCTTTGTTTATCAAGGTCTATTAATAGTGTTCTTTTGTTTTTAACTTGAGCTGTGTAAGAGGCAGTGACTTGAGCAAATGTAGTTTTTGCTTCGCCTCCTTTGTGAGTTGCACTTGTAATGATTTTCATCAAAGTGATTCCATAAGCTGATACGTGAGTTAAAAAAGTACATATCTTTGATATTAGCAGTACTATCATATATATGAATATATAAGCAACATATATTGTATATTTTTTATAAATTTTAAACAATATATAGGTCGTTTATTTTTTAAAATAAGGAGTAAATTCGAATAGAAATAGAGCATTTTTTATACATGATGAGTAGTTGAGCTAAATCTTTTAATTATAATTACTACTATATAATGTAATTTTAATATACTATTTCTTTACTATAGACACTCAGAGTATCGTAGATAACTAATTGATTTACATAGTTTTTAATGTTGTTTCCAAGCTTTTTTTGGTAAAAATAATACAGTTTTGGTAAAAATAATACATGTTTTGAATGATATAATACAATTTTTGTTTAATTATTAAACGATCTGTCGTGGGTGAACAAAGTAATTGAAAAATAGGTCAGAATAGTCTTAAATATAGGTCATGGTTTATTAGGTATAGCGTTACTATATTTTATTGAGAAGAACGGCGGTTTTGTTCAAAAAAAGACAGATTGGTTGAGTATATAGCTCTGGTTTGAGGTATTGCACTTAAATGACAGTTAGGCTTGCTTACAGTAAAGAACTTGGCCAGTATCAAGGCTCAAAAGTAATTTCTGGTATGATTGCCGTGCTATCAAAAAGTGCTGTAGATTTGTGCCACTCTGTAGAGTTTTCAAAATCAGTTAAAGGTGCACTCTTAAACTCAAATGACCTGAAATGTTTGATTGCAATGATAGAACTTGCGAGAAGGGAAAAAGAGCACTTAGGGTACAGC
The sequence above is drawn from the Spartinivicinus poritis genome and encodes:
- a CDS encoding ParA family protein, which produces MKIITSATHKGGEAKTTFAQVTASYTAQVKNKRTLLIDLDKQSSLSRRYLRMESEETRAEIDGTAIPPVHPDYREGSDPSDFPPRTSFHGIYHGQMVVPYPTSIPNLDIVPSWSSRLDAVLKNSPDYLLERVYNRPLEFFKLPELRSAYDVVIIDTPPDKNPLVIGALRASTHVFIPVQLAQMSLEGLEAMKIFVGQQNDVVCHDHEIKLAGIVPTIYDKSASQKKRLEFLKDQHGDLIIDPPMYKRVTITRLSETPAEPSSFLEWPSSIMAKKYGHKKSQQENDKHELLETCEEVYKRVFK